The Kribbella sp. HUAS MG21 genome includes the window ACGGCGCCGCCGCGTACGCCGCCTATGGCACCGGCCGCTCGCTCGGGACCAGCGTCTTCCAGCTCGGCGGGAACGTCGCGCGCGGCGGCATCGTCGAGACCGCGTTCGGCATCACGCTCGGCGAACTGGTGAACGACTTCGGCGGCGGTACGTCGTCGGGGCGTCCGGTGCGGGCCGTTCAGGTGGGCGGCCCGCTCGGCGCCTACCTGCCGGTCGAGCAGTTCGACCTGCCGATGGACTACGAGGCGTTCGCGGCAGCCGGCGCGATGGTCGGGCACGGCGGGATCGTGGTGTTCGACGAGACCGTGGACATGGCGGCGATGGCGCGGTTCGCGTTCGAGTTCTGCGCGGCCGAGTCCTGCGGCAAGTGCACGCCGTGCCGGGTCGGCGCGGTCCGCGGCGTCGAGACCATCGACCGGATCCTGACCAGCACTGCCGGCACGGACCGCGCGCAGAACCTGGTCCTGCTCGAGGACCTGTGCGAACTGATGACCGACGGCTCGCTCTGCGCCATGGGCGGCCTCACTCCGATGCCAGTACGCAGTGCCGTCCGCCATTTCGGAGAGGACTTCCAGGCATGACCTTGTTGAAAGAGCCCGACTTCGGTACTCCGGCCCGCCCCGGCGCGGCCACCATCGAGCTGACCGTCGACGGCGTCCCGGTGAAGGTCCCACCGGGTACGTCGGTGATGCGCGCGGCGAAGCAGGCCGGCGTCGACGTACCGAAACTGTGCGCGACCGACAACCTGGAGGCCTTCGGATCCTGCCGGTTGTGCGTGGTCGAGATTGACGGCGTCCGCGGTACGCCTGCCTCCTGTACGACGCCGGTCGCGGACGGCATGGTGGTGCGGACGCAGAACGAGCGGCTCGGGAAACTCCGCCGCGGCGTGATGGAGCTGTACATCTCCGACCACCCGCTCGACTGCCTGACCTGCTCGGCCAACGGCGACTGCGAACTGCAGGACATGGCCGGCGTCACCGGCCTCCGCGAGGTCCGGTACGGCTCCGGCGTCGAGGCCGGCGCGAACCACATGGACCTGCCGACCGATTCCTCCAACCCGTACTTCGACTTCGAGGCGTCCAAGTGCATCGCGTGCTCGCGGTGCGTGCGCGCGTGTGACGAGGTCCAGGGAACGCTCGCGCTGACGATCGAGGGACGCGGGTTCGACTCGAAGGTGGCGGCCGGTGCCGGGGTGTCGTTCTTCGAGTCGGACTGTGTCTCCTGCGGTGCGTGCGTGCAGGCGTGCCCGACCGCGACGCTGCAGGAGAAATCGGTGGTCGAGCTCGGGATGCCGACGCGGACCGTGCTGACGACGTGTGCGTACTGCGGCGTCGGGTGCTCGTTCAAGGCGGAACTGCGAGGTGACGAGCTGGTCCGGATGGTCCCGTACAAGAACGGCGGGGCGAACGAGGGCCACTCGTGCGTGAAGGGCCGGTTCGCGTTCGGGTACGCGAGCCACCCGGACCGGGTACTCGAGCCGATGGTCAGGAACACGCTTTCGGAACCGTGGCGGAAAGTTTCCTGGGAGGAGGCGATCTCGTTCACTGCACGCCGGCTGCGCGAGATCCAGGCGGAGCACGGCCAGGGCTCGATCGGCGCGATCACCTCCTCGCGGACCACGAACGAAGAGGTGTACGCCGTCCAGAAGATGGTCCGCGCGGTGTTCGGGAACAACAACGTCGACACCTGCGCGCGGGTCTGCCACTCGCCGACCGGGTACGGCCTCAAGCAGACCTTCGGGGAATCCGCCGGCACCCAGGATTTCCGGTCGGTCGACGAGTCCGACGTGATCCTGCTGATCGGGTCGAACCCGACCGACGCGCACCCGGTGTTCGGCTCCCGGATGAAGCAGCGGATCCGGCAGGGCGCGAAGCTGATCGTGGTCGACCCGCGGCGCATCGACCTGGTCCGGACGCCGCACATCGAGGCGGCGTACCACCTCGAACTGCAGCCGGGCACGAACGTCGCGATCGTCAACGCGCTCGCGCACGTGGTGGTCACCGAGGGCCTGGTGGACCGGGAGTTCGTGGCGAGCCGGTGCGAGGACTTCGAGGCCTGGGAAGCGTTCATCGCGCAGCCGGAACACAGTCCGGAAGCCGTTGCGGAAATTTCCGGAGTGCCGGCGGAAACGATCCGCGCGGCCGCCCGGCTGTACGCGACCGGCGGGAACGCCGCGATCTACTACGGCCTCGGCGTCACCGAGCACAGCCAGGGCTCCACGATGGTGATGGGCATGGCCAACCTCGCCATGGCGACCGGCAACATCGGCCGTCCGGGCGTCGGCGTCAACCCGATGCGCGGCCAGAACAACGTGCAGGGCTCCTGCGACATGGGCTCTTTCCCGCACGAACTGCCCGGCTACCGGCACGTGTCCGACGACGACGTCCGCTCGATCTACGAACACCTCTGGGGTACGCCGATCCTCGACGAGCCCGGCCTGCGGATCCCGAACATGTTCGACGCCGCGATCGACGGCACGTTCCGGGCGCTGTTCGTGCAGGGCGAGGACATCGCGCAGTCCGACCCGAACACCCAGCACGTGTTCGCGGCGCTCGGAGCGCTGGACCTGCTCGTCGTCCAGGACCTGTTCGTCAACGAGACCGCGAAGTTCGCGCACGTGCTGTTGCCGGGAACGTCGTTCCTGGAGAAGGACGGCACGTTCACGAACGCGGAACGCCGGATCAACCGGGTCCGGCCGATCATGGCGCCGCGGACCGGCAAGCAGGAGTGGGAAATCGTGTGCGAGATCGCCCAGGCGATGGGCTACCCGATGCACTACGACTCGGCGGCGCAGATCATGGACGAGATCGCGCTGACCACGCCGACGTTCAGGGGCGTCTCGTTCCGGAAGCTCGACGAGCTCGGGTCGATCCAGTGGCCGTGCAACGTCGAGCACCCGGAGGGGACGCCGATCATGCACGAGGACGAGTTCACGCGCGGCAAGGGCCGGTTCATGGAAACCGTGTACGTGCCGACGTCGGAACGGTCGACGCGGCGTTTCCCGTTGATCCTCACCACCGGGCGGATCCTGTCGCAGTACAACGTCGGCGCCCAGACCCGGCGGACGGCGAACGTGGCGTGGCATCCCGAGGACGTGCTGGAGATCCATCCGCACGACGCGGAGGTGCGCGGGGTTTCCGACGGCGACCTGGTCGCGCTGTCGAGCCGGGTCGGGCGGACGGAACTGCGCGCGAAGATCTCCGACCGGATGCCGGTCGGCGTCTGCTACACCACGTTCCACCATCCGGTGAGCGGCGCGAACGTCGTCACCACGGACAACTCCGACTGGGCCACCAACTGCCCCGAGTACAAGGTCACCGCGGTCCAGGTCGACCTCGTCCCGGAAACCGCGTCCGCGGAAAGCGCCCGCGAGCCGGCGGGCGCGGAGGGTGCTCGTCAGCCGGTTGTTGCTGGGGGCAATCGATGAGTGCCGGCGTACCGCCGTACGTGCGGTTGGCGAACGAGATCGCGGCCCAGTTCGCCCACCGCGCGCCCGCGGACGCCGCCACCGCGATCGCCAACCACATGAAGGCCGTCTGGGACCCCCGCATGAAACGCGCCCTGATCGCCCACGTCGAGTCCGGCGCCACAGACCTCGACCCCGCCGCAGCCCTGGCCGCCCAGCAACTCCAGGCACCGTCGTGACCCAGCCCACGCCATCGGCACCGGCAGCCTGGCCCGACGGGCCGTCCGGAGAGCGGGACCGGTTCGACAACCCCGGACCGGTCGGAGAAGGTGGGCCTGTGGAGAACGGGCCTGAGCGCGGACCAGCCGGCGGTCGCGAGGTCCGGGCGCGGCGGGATGCGCTGCCGTGGGATGTTGCGCGCGCGCTGGCGCACGCGGCTGCCCGCGTGGGGCCGGTGGTTCGGCGCCGGATGGACGAGGCTGACGGGTGTGTGCTGGCGACACCACTGGTGTCACCGGTCGCCGTACCGCCGGTGGATCGCGCGGCGATGGACGGGTACGCCGTACGCGGCGACGGACCGTGGCGGGTGATCGGGCATGTCGCCGCCGGTACTGCGGAGGCGCGCGAACTCGAGGACGGTCAGGCGACCGGGATCGTCACCGGCGCGACCGTACCGGCCGGGACGACGTCGGTACTGCGCTCGGAAGATGCCGTACTGACAGGTGACCTGCTGGAAGGCCCCGCCGAACACGGCCGGCACATCCGGCGCGCCGGCGAGGAGTGCCGCCCTGGCGACCACCTGCTGCCCTCCGGCGTCATCGTCGACCCGGCAGTCCTCGGCCTGGCCGCAACCGTAGGCCTCAACAGCCTCCTAGTCATCCCGCCCCCTACCGTCGCCGCCCTGGTCACCGGCGACGAACTGATCCACCGCGGCCCATCCACCCCAGGCCGCACCCGCGACGCCATCGGCCCCATGCTCCCCGCCCTGATCCACCGAGCCGGCGCCACACCCGCCGGTGGGACGGCGGGTGTGGTTCGGCATGTTCCGGACTCGCGCGAGGAGCTGGTCTCGGCTCTGCGTGAGACGCGGGCTGAGCTGATTCTGGTTTCTGGGTCGTCAGCCGCGGGGCCGGCGGATCATCTTCGGCCGGCGCTTGCCGAACTCGGGGCCGAAGTGGTTGTCGACGGTGTTGCCTGCCGGCCCGGGCATCCGCAGGCGCTCGCGATTCTGCCGGACGGTCGGCTCGTGCTCGGCCTTCCCGGCAACCCGTTCGCGGCGCTCGTCGCCTTCCTGACCCTCGGCGTCGCGGCGATCACCCGGATGCGCGGCCTCCCGCTCCCCGCACTCCCCCAGCTCGCGGTTCCCGGCGGCATCGCCTGCCACCCGACCAGCACCCGGCTCGTCCCGGTCCGCCTCACTCCGCAAGGCGCCGTACCCGTCGGCCACGGCGGTTCCGCGATGCTCCGCGGCCCGGCCGCCGCCGACGCGCTCGCCGTCGTCGCCCCGGGACCCGCGGAAGCCATCGCCGCCCGGCTCCTCCCACTCGATCCCGGGGCCCGCCCATGGGCCGGCTGATCGCGCGTCGTCCCGTCGTCCGCCTGACGCCGACCGGCGAACGCCAGCGCCCGGACTCCATCGCCGTCGAAGAGCCCCTGGAACTCCGCGTCGACGGCAAACCCCTCGCCGTCACGATGCGCACCCCCGGCCACGACGTCGAACTGGCACACGGTTTCCTGCACACCGAGGGCGTGATCGGCAGCGCCGACGACATCCGCGACGCGCGGTACTGCGACTCGCGCGACGAGGAGGGC containing:
- the fdhF gene encoding formate dehydrogenase subunit alpha; the encoded protein is MTLLKEPDFGTPARPGAATIELTVDGVPVKVPPGTSVMRAAKQAGVDVPKLCATDNLEAFGSCRLCVVEIDGVRGTPASCTTPVADGMVVRTQNERLGKLRRGVMELYISDHPLDCLTCSANGDCELQDMAGVTGLREVRYGSGVEAGANHMDLPTDSSNPYFDFEASKCIACSRCVRACDEVQGTLALTIEGRGFDSKVAAGAGVSFFESDCVSCGACVQACPTATLQEKSVVELGMPTRTVLTTCAYCGVGCSFKAELRGDELVRMVPYKNGGANEGHSCVKGRFAFGYASHPDRVLEPMVRNTLSEPWRKVSWEEAISFTARRLREIQAEHGQGSIGAITSSRTTNEEVYAVQKMVRAVFGNNNVDTCARVCHSPTGYGLKQTFGESAGTQDFRSVDESDVILLIGSNPTDAHPVFGSRMKQRIRQGAKLIVVDPRRIDLVRTPHIEAAYHLELQPGTNVAIVNALAHVVVTEGLVDREFVASRCEDFEAWEAFIAQPEHSPEAVAEISGVPAETIRAAARLYATGGNAAIYYGLGVTEHSQGSTMVMGMANLAMATGNIGRPGVGVNPMRGQNNVQGSCDMGSFPHELPGYRHVSDDDVRSIYEHLWGTPILDEPGLRIPNMFDAAIDGTFRALFVQGEDIAQSDPNTQHVFAALGALDLLVVQDLFVNETAKFAHVLLPGTSFLEKDGTFTNAERRINRVRPIMAPRTGKQEWEIVCEIAQAMGYPMHYDSAAQIMDEIALTTPTFRGVSFRKLDELGSIQWPCNVEHPEGTPIMHEDEFTRGKGRFMETVYVPTSERSTRRFPLILTTGRILSQYNVGAQTRRTANVAWHPEDVLEIHPHDAEVRGVSDGDLVALSSRVGRTELRAKISDRMPVGVCYTTFHHPVSGANVVTTDNSDWATNCPEYKVTAVQVDLVPETASAESAREPAGAEGARQPVVAGGNR
- a CDS encoding formate dehydrogenase subunit delta; amino-acid sequence: MSAGVPPYVRLANEIAAQFAHRAPADAATAIANHMKAVWDPRMKRALIAHVESGATDLDPAAALAAQQLQAPS
- a CDS encoding molybdopterin molybdotransferase MoeA, which produces MENGPERGPAGGREVRARRDALPWDVARALAHAAARVGPVVRRRMDEADGCVLATPLVSPVAVPPVDRAAMDGYAVRGDGPWRVIGHVAAGTAEARELEDGQATGIVTGATVPAGTTSVLRSEDAVLTGDLLEGPAEHGRHIRRAGEECRPGDHLLPSGVIVDPAVLGLAATVGLNSLLVIPPPTVAALVTGDELIHRGPSTPGRTRDAIGPMLPALIHRAGATPAGGTAGVVRHVPDSREELVSALRETRAELILVSGSSAAGPADHLRPALAELGAEVVVDGVACRPGHPQALAILPDGRLVLGLPGNPFAALVAFLTLGVAAITRMRGLPLPALPQLAVPGGIACHPTSTRLVPVRLTPQGAVPVGHGGSAMLRGPAAADALAVVAPGPAEAIAARLLPLDPGARPWAG